The Pseudomonas azotoformans genome has a segment encoding these proteins:
- the mraZ gene encoding division/cell wall cluster transcriptional repressor MraZ, translating into MFRGANAISLDAKGRLAMPSRYRDELISRSSGQLIITIDAVDPCLCVYPLDEWELIETKLRALPSLREENRRLQRLLIGNAVDLELDGSGRFLVPPRLREYAKLDKRAMLVGQLNKFQLWDEDAWDAVSAADLAAIQQPGAMPDELRDLIL; encoded by the coding sequence GTGTTTCGCGGAGCTAACGCTATCAGTCTCGATGCAAAAGGCCGTCTCGCCATGCCGAGCCGGTATCGTGACGAGCTGATTTCGCGAAGTTCTGGACAGTTGATCATCACGATCGATGCCGTTGACCCTTGTTTATGTGTTTACCCCCTCGATGAGTGGGAGTTGATTGAAACCAAACTGCGCGCCCTGCCTTCATTGCGTGAAGAGAACCGTCGCCTGCAGCGTTTGCTGATTGGTAACGCCGTCGACCTCGAGTTGGATGGCAGCGGTCGCTTCCTGGTGCCTCCGCGTCTGCGCGAGTACGCCAAGCTGGATAAGCGCGCAATGCTGGTTGGCCAACTGAACAAGTTCCAATTGTGGGACGAAGATGCCTGGGATGCTGTTTCTGCAGCTGACCTGGCTGCTATTCAACAACCGGGCGCTATGCCTGATGAACTGCGTGATTTGATCCTGTGA
- the rsmH gene encoding 16S rRNA (cytosine(1402)-N(4))-methyltransferase RsmH, which yields MTIDSGFNHITVLLDEAVEALAVRADGCYLDGTFGRGGHSRLILSQLGSDGKLLGFDKDPQAIATGQALAAEDGRFVVVQRSFAELGAEVAERGMAGKVAGVLLDLGVSSPQLDDPERGFSFMNDGPLDMRMDPTRGISAAEFIATAPHEEITRVFKEYGEERFAGRMARAVVERREIQPFERTADLAEVLKVANPAWEKGKNPATRAFQGLRIHVNNELGDLEAGLEAALEALEVGGRLVVISFHSLEDRIVKLFMRRLVKGESDNLPRNLPVRFEAFVPKIKIHGKAQFASEAELKANPRSRSAVMRVAEKLR from the coding sequence GTGACTATTGATAGCGGCTTTAACCACATCACCGTACTGCTTGACGAAGCCGTTGAGGCTCTCGCCGTACGCGCGGATGGCTGCTATCTGGATGGCACCTTCGGCAGGGGCGGGCATAGCCGGTTGATACTCAGCCAGCTCGGGTCCGATGGCAAACTCCTCGGGTTTGATAAAGACCCTCAAGCGATTGCCACCGGGCAAGCGCTAGCGGCCGAAGACGGCCGCTTTGTCGTTGTGCAGCGCAGCTTTGCCGAACTGGGTGCTGAAGTCGCCGAACGTGGCATGGCGGGCAAGGTGGCCGGGGTTTTGCTCGACCTGGGCGTGTCTTCGCCGCAGCTCGACGACCCGGAGCGCGGCTTCAGTTTCATGAACGATGGCCCGCTCGATATGCGCATGGACCCGACTCGGGGCATCAGCGCAGCGGAATTCATTGCGACCGCGCCCCATGAAGAAATCACCCGCGTGTTCAAGGAGTACGGTGAAGAGCGTTTCGCCGGTCGCATGGCCCGTGCCGTGGTCGAGCGCCGTGAAATCCAGCCGTTCGAACGCACCGCCGACCTGGCCGAAGTGCTGAAGGTCGCCAACCCCGCGTGGGAAAAAGGCAAGAACCCGGCGACCCGTGCGTTCCAAGGCCTGCGCATTCACGTAAACAACGAATTGGGTGACCTGGAGGCCGGCCTTGAGGCTGCCCTCGAGGCGCTGGAAGTGGGCGGTCGCCTTGTCGTGATCAGCTTCCACTCCCTGGAAGACCGTATCGTCAAACTGTTCATGCGTCGCCTGGTCAAGGGTGAGTCCGACAACCTGCCGCGCAACCTGCCGGTGCGTTTCGAAGCCTTTGTGCCGAAAATCAAAATCCATGGCAAAGCGCAGTTCGCTTCCGAAGCCGAACTCAAGGCCAACCCACGTTCCCGCAGCGCCGTCATGCGCGTTGCCGAGAAGCTGCGGTGA
- the ftsL gene encoding cell division protein FtsL, which translates to MSKLFAKPLPGGSFFMMLLFVGVLVSAIAVSYSAHYNRQLLNTLYGELSVRDKAQAEWGRLILEQSTWTAHSRIEVLATEQLKMHIPGAAEVRMVAP; encoded by the coding sequence GTGAGCAAGCTTTTTGCCAAGCCCCTCCCGGGCGGCAGCTTCTTTATGATGCTGCTGTTTGTCGGTGTGCTGGTTTCCGCGATTGCGGTGTCCTACAGCGCCCACTACAACCGTCAACTGCTCAATACCCTGTACGGGGAACTGAGTGTGCGTGACAAGGCACAAGCGGAGTGGGGCCGGTTGATCCTGGAGCAAAGCACCTGGACGGCCCATAGCCGTATCGAAGTGCTGGCCACCGAACAGCTGAAAATGCACATTCCTGGCGCGGCTGAAGTCCGCATGGTGGCGCCATGA
- a CDS encoding peptidoglycan D,D-transpeptidase FtsI family protein, with product MKLEGALYPWRFRLMLGLLALMVGAIAWRIIDLQVVDRDFLIGEGNARSLRHIPIPAHRGLITDRNGEPLAVSTPVTTLWANAKELQVAKDRWPALASALGQDPKALAERLEAQANKEFIYLVRGLTPEQGQQVLDLKVPGVYGIEEFRRFYPAGETTAHMVGFTDIDDHGREGVELAYDEWLAGVPGKRQVIKDRRGRLIKDVQVTKNAKAGKPLALSIDLRLQYLANRELRNAIIENGAKAGSLVIMDVKTGEILAMVNQPTYNPNNRRNLQPAMMRNRAMIDVFEPGSTMKAISMSAALETGRWKPSDKVEVYPGTLQLGKYTIRDVSRTEGPVLDLTGILINSSNVGMSKVAFDIGGETIYHLAQKIGLGQPTGLDFPGERVGNLPNYRDWKKAETATLSYGYGLSVTAIQLAHAFSVLANNGRMVPLSLIHVDEAPKATQVIPENVAKTMQGMLQQVIEAPRGVFRAQVPAYHVAGKSGTARKTSVGTKGYAENSYRSLFAGFGPMSDPRYAIVVVIDEPSKAGYFGGLVSAPVFSKVMSGTLRLMNITPDNLPPTQQANAGPPAAAVKANGGRG from the coding sequence ATGAAACTCGAGGGCGCACTCTACCCCTGGCGCTTCCGCCTGATGCTCGGCTTGCTGGCATTGATGGTGGGTGCGATTGCCTGGCGGATCATCGATCTGCAAGTGGTCGATCGCGACTTCCTGATCGGCGAGGGTAACGCCCGTAGCTTGCGTCATATCCCGATTCCTGCACACCGCGGCCTGATCACCGACCGCAACGGCGAGCCCTTGGCCGTTAGTACCCCGGTGACCACCCTGTGGGCGAACGCAAAGGAATTGCAGGTCGCCAAGGATCGTTGGCCGGCCCTTGCCTCTGCGTTGGGACAAGATCCGAAAGCCTTGGCTGAGCGCCTGGAGGCCCAGGCCAATAAAGAGTTTATCTACCTGGTTCGCGGGCTGACCCCTGAACAAGGCCAGCAAGTGCTCGACCTTAAAGTCCCCGGTGTCTACGGCATCGAGGAATTCCGTCGTTTCTACCCGGCGGGTGAAACCACTGCGCATATGGTCGGCTTCACCGACATCGATGACCATGGCCGTGAAGGCGTGGAACTCGCCTACGATGAATGGCTCGCCGGGGTTCCCGGCAAACGACAAGTCATCAAGGATCGGCGTGGCAGACTGATCAAGGATGTCCAAGTCACCAAAAACGCCAAGGCCGGTAAGCCCTTGGCGTTGTCGATTGACCTGCGCCTGCAATACCTGGCCAACCGCGAGCTGCGTAACGCGATCATCGAAAACGGCGCCAAGGCCGGCAGCCTGGTGATCATGGACGTGAAGACCGGCGAGATCCTCGCCATGGTCAACCAGCCGACCTACAACCCGAACAACCGTCGCAACCTGCAACCGGCGATGATGCGCAACCGCGCGATGATCGACGTGTTCGAGCCGGGTTCGACCATGAAAGCCATCTCCATGAGTGCTGCCCTCGAAACCGGACGCTGGAAGCCCAGCGACAAGGTCGAGGTGTATCCAGGCACCTTGCAGTTGGGCAAATACACCATTCGTGACGTATCGCGCACTGAAGGTCCGGTGCTGGATTTGACAGGTATCCTGATCAACTCCAGTAACGTGGGCATGAGTAAGGTCGCCTTCGATATCGGCGGTGAAACCATCTACCACCTGGCGCAGAAGATCGGTCTGGGCCAGCCCACTGGCCTCGACTTCCCAGGCGAGCGCGTGGGCAACCTGCCGAACTATCGCGACTGGAAAAAGGCCGAGACCGCCACGCTTTCCTACGGTTACGGCCTGTCGGTGACGGCGATCCAACTGGCCCACGCTTTCTCTGTATTGGCGAATAATGGCCGGATGGTTCCGCTGAGCCTGATCCACGTCGACGAAGCACCTAAAGCTACTCAGGTGATTCCGGAAAACGTCGCCAAGACCATGCAAGGCATGCTGCAACAAGTGATCGAAGCACCGCGCGGCGTATTCCGTGCCCAGGTGCCGGCGTATCACGTGGCCGGCAAGTCGGGTACTGCGCGTAAAACCTCGGTGGGCACCAAGGGCTACGCCGAAAACTCCTACCGTTCGCTGTTCGCCGGTTTCGGCCCGATGAGCGATCCACGCTACGCCATCGTCGTGGTGATCGATGAGCCGAGCAAAGCCGGTTACTTCGGCGGCCTGGTATCGGCGCCGGTGTTCAGCAAAGTGATGTCCGGCACCCTGCGCCTGATGAACATCACGCCGGACAACCTGCCGCCGACCCAACAAGCGAACGCCGGACCACCGGCCGCTGCCGTAAAAGCCAATGGAGGGCGCGGCTGA